In Agromyces sp. G08B096, a genomic segment contains:
- a CDS encoding helix-turn-helix domain-containing protein has protein sequence MAKPATFDSHARVRARKLFDEGMSCNAIARELGVSASTISRWAKGEGLSFDRSATAAASAAVEVDARARRTLIRSRLYGRVEKLLSSVEAETFKTLVPSGPGEQSTRTLDYVPSNDERNISTSIANYLKEARELERADDDRGVGSAESLLGALARELGLEPADG, from the coding sequence ATGGCGAAGCCAGCAACGTTCGACTCTCACGCACGTGTACGCGCGCGGAAGCTGTTCGACGAGGGCATGTCGTGCAACGCCATAGCGCGTGAGCTCGGCGTCTCGGCGTCGACGATCTCTCGTTGGGCGAAGGGTGAGGGGTTGTCGTTCGACCGGTCGGCGACCGCGGCGGCTTCTGCTGCTGTCGAGGTGGATGCGCGTGCACGTCGGACGCTGATCCGTTCTCGCCTGTACGGGCGTGTGGAGAAGCTGCTGTCGTCTGTGGAGGCGGAGACGTTCAAGACGTTGGTGCCGTCGGGCCCGGGCGAGCAGTCGACGCGGACACTGGACTATGTGCCGTCGAACGATGAGCGGAACATCTCGACGTCGATCGCGAACTATCTGAAGGAGGCCCGCGAGCTCGAGCGGGCTGATGACGACCGTGGTGTCGGGTCGGCGGAGTCGCTGCTGGGTGCTCTGGCGCGGGAGTTGGGGCTGGAGCCTGCGGATGGTTGA
- a CDS encoding phage terminase large subunit — MVDVLDGAPVLSCLGATQQTALRGMKARVNILEGAIRSGKTIVSLLRFLIAVVFARGGAIVVVARTRDSAYRNVFAPLMDPALFGRLAFLVSYNSGAPTAKILGRTVHVLGASDAKAEKVLRGLTVALAYVDEVTVIPEEFFTQLLGRMSPPNAQLFGTTNPDSPAHWLKVKFLDRIGTDLVGWVSFHFTLDDNPGLTEQYKLSIKAEFTGLWYKRFVLGEWVAAEGAIFDMWDPDIHTIPWDDLPEMQELIAVGVDYGTTNPTAAIILGISAEHDGYGRPRRRLFFVDEFRHDSKTAQQKLTDAQLSERLRAWLDENHLPPSTGTRLRPRYVILDPSAASFMVQLHSDGVTAAQADNEVLYGIRTVASLLAAGKLLVARPTTQNPDRGCPGFIAEAPGYAWDPEATLKGVDKPIKVADHSLDGGRYSVVTTERIWRSRIDFALAA, encoded by the coding sequence ATGGTTGACGTGCTCGACGGCGCCCCCGTGCTCTCCTGCCTGGGTGCGACGCAGCAGACCGCGTTGCGTGGCATGAAGGCACGCGTGAACATCCTCGAGGGCGCGATCCGGTCGGGCAAGACGATCGTGTCGCTGCTGCGGTTCCTCATCGCGGTGGTGTTCGCGCGTGGAGGCGCGATCGTCGTCGTCGCCCGCACCCGTGACTCGGCGTACCGGAACGTGTTCGCCCCGCTGATGGACCCGGCCCTGTTCGGCCGGCTCGCGTTCCTCGTGTCCTACAACTCGGGTGCGCCGACGGCGAAGATCCTGGGCCGCACCGTGCACGTCCTCGGCGCGTCGGATGCGAAGGCGGAGAAGGTGCTCCGTGGTCTCACGGTCGCTCTCGCGTACGTGGATGAGGTCACCGTCATCCCGGAGGAGTTCTTCACCCAGCTGCTGGGCCGTATGAGCCCACCGAACGCGCAACTCTTCGGCACGACCAACCCGGACTCGCCGGCGCACTGGCTGAAGGTCAAGTTCCTCGACCGCATCGGCACCGACCTCGTCGGCTGGGTGTCGTTCCACTTCACCCTCGACGACAACCCAGGCCTGACCGAGCAGTACAAGCTGTCGATCAAGGCCGAGTTCACGGGCCTCTGGTACAAGCGGTTCGTGCTCGGCGAGTGGGTCGCCGCCGAGGGCGCGATCTTCGACATGTGGGACCCCGACATCCACACGATCCCGTGGGACGACCTGCCCGAGATGCAGGAACTCATCGCCGTGGGCGTGGACTACGGCACCACAAACCCGACCGCAGCGATCATCCTCGGCATCAGCGCCGAGCACGACGGGTACGGGCGCCCCCGCCGGCGCCTGTTCTTCGTCGACGAGTTCCGGCACGACTCGAAGACGGCGCAGCAGAAACTCACCGATGCGCAGCTCTCCGAACGGCTGCGGGCATGGCTCGACGAGAACCACCTGCCACCGTCCACAGGGACACGCCTCCGACCCCGGTACGTGATCCTCGACCCGTCGGCCGCATCGTTCATGGTGCAGCTCCACTCCGACGGCGTCACCGCAGCGCAGGCCGACAACGAGGTGCTGTACGGCATCCGCACCGTCGCTTCCCTCCTCGCCGCAGGGAAGCTGCTCGTCGCCCGCCCCACCACGCAGAACCCTGATCGCGGATGCCCCGGCTTCATCGCCGAAGCACCCGGTTACGCGTGGGACCCGGAGGCGACGCTGAAGGGCGTCGACAAGCCGATCAAGGTCGCGGACCACTCACTCGACGGCGGACGCTACTCCGTCGTCACGACCGAGCGCATCTGGCGTTCCCGCATCGACTTCGCTCTCGCTGCCTGA